The genomic interval TGGAGGTCACGCTGCTCGGGACGGGCGACACCACGGGGACGCCCACGCCGGGCTGCGACTGCGACACCTGTACGGCCGCGCGCGAGCGCGGCGTCGAGCGCACCCGATTCTCGGTCCACGTCCGCAACGAGGCCACCGGCGAGTCCTTGCTCGTGGACGCCTCGCCGGACTTCCGCCAGCAGTTCCTCCGCGAGGGCGTCGCCCTCCCCGACGAGATACTCGTCACGCACATCCACTTCGACCACCTCGACGGCGTGGGCAACGCCTACCGCCTGCTCTCGGACGTGCCGGTCCACGCCGCGAACGAGACGGACCCGGAGACGGGCGAGTCCGTCGCGGAGACGGTCGCCCGGAAGTACGACTACCTCGACGCCGTCTCGGTCGTGGGGCACGCGCCACACACGCGCTTCGAGGCGTGCGGCTTCGAGGTGCGGCTCGTCCCCGTCGTCCACCCGCCGCTCGTCTGCTACGGCGTCGTGATAGAGGCCGAGGGCGCGAAGCTCGCCATCACGGGCGACACGAACTTCGCCGTCCCGGCCGAGTCGCGCGAGGCCATGCGCGGCGCGGACCTCCTGCTCGCGGACGGTATCGTCCCCGCGTCCCTCTGTGAGTACCACCCGCTCGGCGGCGACCACCACGACGACGAGGGCGTCCCCCGGACCTTCGGGACGAAACACATGACGACCGAGGGAGCCGTCGCGCTCGCCGACGAACTCGACGCCGAGGACTACCGCGTGGTCCACGTCTCGCACTTCCCCTCGCCCGACGAGGCCTTCGGCGACCCGCTCGCCGTCGACGGGGAGCGCTACGAACTGTAGAAGTCGAGCCCCGCCTGCGTGCGCTTCGCGCCCGCCGGGTCGCGCACCCACGGCGAGCCCTCGGCGCGCCGCGCGTCGATGTCCACCTCGGGACCCGTTCCCTCGGCTCCGCAGGCGTCCGCGGGCCGGACGTACCGCTCCTGTCGCGTACAGTAGGCCAGCCCGCCGACGCCCGCGACCGACCGCTCCTCGACGTGCGGGCAGTCGGGAAAGGGCACGCGCCACCCCTTCCCGTAGGCGCGCTCGGCGACGCGACGGCGGTATCGGGCCTTCGTGTCGGCATCGACGGGGCGTATCTCCGTTCGGCCGGGGTGTTCGTCCACGACCTCGATACCCGGGCCGTCCGCGTCGAGCGGCGTCGCCTCCCGGACCGTCTCGCGCTCGCCCGTGTCGGGGTCGACCCGCCAGACGCCGACCTCAGGCGGGATGCGGTTCAGGTGCGCCCCGGTGACGTGGCTCGCCGTCGCCAGCCACACCCGGTCGAACAGCGCGAGCGAGACGTCCTTCCGGAGCTGGAGCTCGAGGTCGCCGGGCCGCCCGAGGTCGGGCTTGTTCTCGACGCCCGTGAGCGACGCGAACCAGTCGTCGGGGTAGCGGGCGGTCGCGCGCACGTACGCCTGGCCGCCGCGGCGCTCGCGTTCGAGGTAGCCGCAGTCCACGCCGGCCTCGACGGCCGCGCTCGCGTAGCCCGACGAGCCGACCGCCTCGCTCGGCCGCCGTGCCGTCCCCGCCCCGAGGTCCGATTCGAGCAGGCGGTGGGGAATCGACCGCTCCGTGATGCGCGTCCGCGCGTCGAACCCCGGCCCGGGCTCCACGACGACGGTGTCCATCACCCGCGAGCCGTGGACGCCGCCGGCGAGCTGGCGGGAGACGAGTTCGCCCTCGCTCTCCAGGCCCGCACAGACGGCCAACTCGAACCCGAACTCGCGCACGACCGCGGTTGGACCGGGCCGAGCAAAAGCCCCGCGCCTATGTCGGCTCCCGCCGAAGCCGGGGCATGGACTGGGCCGACCTGTTCGCGCGGGGCGAGGAGTACGGGGTCGAGAAGGAGGACGTGACGGACGCGCTCGCCGTGGTCCGCGATGACTGACGCGCCGGACCCGACCCGGGTGGTCGCCGACGCCGACGTGCTCGCCGCGGACCTCCTGGTCGGCGGGGCCGCCCGCGAGGCGCTCGACCGCCTCCGCGAACACTCGTGGACGACGCTGGTCGCCTCGGAGGCCCTGCTCGCGGACACGGAAGCCGTCGTCGCACGGCTCGCTGACCCCGACCTCGCGGCCGACCACCGCGCGAAACTCGACGCGTGGACGGAGCGCGTCGACCACCCCGAGGGTGACCATCCCGGACTCGCCTCCGCCTACCGCGGCGAGGCGGCCCACCTGCTCTCGTTCGACCCGTCGCTGACGAGCGTCGCGGCCGGCGCGAACCTCAAGCCGCACGTCACGGTGAGCGTCCGGGAACCGGACGCCTTCGCGCGGCTGTTCGACCCCGAGCGGCTGTGGCCGGAGGTCGGCGACGGGCCGTACCCCGGCCCCGACCGCGACCCGCGCGCCTAGAGGTCCTTCCGCATCTCGACCACCGCGATGCCGCCGGGGCTCTCGCCCTCGCCGACGCGCTCGTAGCCCGCCCGCTCGTAGAACCCGACCGCGTTCAGCGACGACTGGAGCGTCAGTTCCGAACAGCCCGCCCCGGCAGCGTACCCCTCCAGATGGGCCAGTATCGCGCTCCCGACGCCCCCGCGCTCGCGGTCGGGGCGGACGTACACCGCCCGAACCTCGCGCTCGTCGGGCACGACCTCGCCGAAGCCGAGGACCCCGGCATCGACGGCCACGACGAACCGGCTCGCCGGGTCGTCCACCGGGTAGTCGTCGCCCGACCGCTCGCCGCGCTTCGCCCACGCGGCGGTCGTCTCGGCGTCGTAGGCCCGCGCGCCGCCGGCCTCGGCCGCGGCCGTGTGGAGTTCCGCCACGGCCGCGAGTTCCTCGCTCTCGGGCGGACGTACCTGCATGCCCCCGCCTTCGGGTCGAGCGACGAGAAGCGCTGTGGTCCGACAGGTGAGACTGTCCGTTACGCTCCTGGCGGACCGGAAGGGCGAGCGGGCTCACGACCCCCGGACGACGCAAGCACCGCAGGTGTCGCGCGGAGCGCGACCCGAGGAGCGCAGCGAGTCCCGGCGAGCGAGCGCGCGACGGCTTCCGAGGTGTCGTCGTCCTCCGTGTCGTGGTTGACCGCGAATACGAAAAAACGGACTACCGCTCGGCGTACCAGTCGGCGAACTTCGCGAGCGCCCGCCCGCGGTGGGAGATGGCGTTCTTCCGCTCGGCGTCCATCTCGGCGAACGTCTCGCCGTCGTGTTCGAATATCGGGTCGTAGCCGAAGCCGCCGTCGCCGCGCGGCTCGACGATGCGGCCGGGAACGGCCCCCGTGAACAGCTTCACCGGCACGTCGCCCTCCGCGACGGTGTCGTCGGTCGCGGCGCTGTCGCGGTCGGCGGCGTCGAGGTCCTGGCCGCGCCGGTCGCCGCGGTCGACGGGTTCGGGCGTCGCGGCGAAGTCCTCGCCGTCGCAGTAGGCCAGCACGCAGCGGAAGTGCGCGCGCGTCGCGTCGGCCTCGCGGGCGACGCGGCCGACGCGCTCGACGCCGAGCGTGTCCTCGACGTACGAGGAGTAGGGGCCCGGAAAGCCGTCCAGCCCGTCCACGAACAGGCCGGCGTCGTCCACGACGACCGGCTCGCCGGCGACGCGGAACGCCTCGCGCGCGCCGAACGCGGCCACCGATTCGAGGTCGTCGGCCTGTATCTCGGTGTAGTCGTAGTCGAGCTGGGTGACGCCCGAGTCGAGGTACTCCAGCGCCTCGCGTATCTTCCCCTCGTTCGTCGTGACGTAGCGGAGGCTCACGGACGGACTCGGGGCGAGGGGAGTAAAGTCGCGTCGGACTACTCGTCGACGAGGACCTCGACGGGGTCGTCGTCCTCCTCGGCGGCGGCCTTCTCGGCGGACTGCTGTTGCTGGTAGAACAGGCCGCCCGCGACGAGCAGGACGAGCCACGAGCGCCAGTTCGCGAGGTTCAGCGTGTAGCCGACGCCGAACGGCTTCTCGACGAGCATCCCCTCGCCGGGCTGCCAGTAGGAGGACAGCATCCGGCCGATGGAGGGCCGCTCGAAGTTGTACGGGACGCCGAACAGTTCCCCGGACTGCGGTTTGTCTGCCATGTCCCGGCGTACGCCGGCATCGCAGAAGGACCTATCGGTGGGGTGTCACTGGTAGCGCCCGCGCGACTCTATCTCGCGCAGTTGCGCGACCACCTCGGGGTCGCCGGCCGCGGCGTAGGCGTCCTCGAACGCCGCCGCGAGCGCCGTCGCGTCGTCGCTCGTCCCGGCGAGCGACCCCTCGAAGACGTGGAGGTCCATCGCGTAGTCCTCGACGTGCTCGGTGTGGTAGCCGAGGCCGAAGTCGATGAGGTAGGTGCGGTCGTCCGACTCGCGTGTCGCGTCGCGGTCGCTCGCTCCCGTCTCCCGCGTCACCCGTTCGCGGCTTCGCCGCTCGCCGTTCGGTGGCTCGCTCGCCGCGCTCGCCACCCGCACGTTCCGCGGCGTCGGGTCGCCGTGGACGAAGCCGGCCGCGTGACAGGCCGCGAGGTGCCGCCCCACGTCGCGGACCCGAGCCTCCGTCAGTTCCGCGACGAGGTCCGCGTCGCCGACGCGCTCGAACACGAGGCGCGATTCGTGGTCGTCCACGTCGTAGACGACGGGCGTGGGGACGCCCTCGCGCCGGGCGAGGCTCGTCAGCCGCGCCTCGCTTCTGGTGCGCTCGCGGCGGAGGCGCTCGTCGAGGGCGGGGTGGCGGTACCCCTTCCCGACGCGGGACTTCTCGACGCGCTCGCCGAGGCGGACGACGGCCTCCGCGCCGCGTATCTCCCCGGTTTCGGCGCGCGTCACGGCCACGTCGCCTCCGGCGTCCCACGTCACCTCCACCTCGTCCGGGCGGAAGTCGGGGTCCACGGCCGACTCAGCGACCGCTATCGTGTCGCCGGCCTCGTACATCCGCGCGCCGAGGACGGCTATCATCCCGGCGTTGTCGCGGAGGAAGCGCGGTTCGGGCGCGTGGAAGTCGGCGCCGCGGGCCTCGCACATCTCCGCGAGCATCGACCGCAGGCGGGTGTTCTGTCCGACCCCGCCGCCGAGGACGAGTTCGTCCGCGCCGGTGAGCGACAGCGCGCGCTCCGAGACCTCCGCGAGCATCGCGAAGACGTTCTCCTGGAGGGAGAAACAGACGTCCTCGACGGGGACGCCGTCGTCGACGGCGTGTTTCGCGGCGCTCATGATGCCGGAGAAGGAGAAGTCCATCCCCTTCACGACGTACGGGAGGTCGACGTACTCGCCCGCCCTCGCGCACTCCTCCACCTTCGGGCCGCCGGGGTGCGACCAGCCGAGGTGGCGGGTGAACTTGTCGATGGCGTTGCCGACCCCGGTGTCCATCGTCTCGCCGAGCACGCGGTACCGGCCGTTCCGGTAGCCGAGCAGGTGGGCGTTCGCGCCCGAGGCGTTGAGACAGACGGGCGAGTCGAATCCGGAGGTGTGGCGGCCGATTTCGAGGTGTGCCACCATGTGGTTGACGCCGACGAGCGGCACGTCGAGGCGGAGCGACAGCGCCCGCGCGGCCGTGGCGACGATGCGGAGACACGGCCCGAGACCGGGGCCGCGCGAGAACGCCACCGCGTCGATGTCGTCGCCCGCGTGCTCGCGCACGGTTCCCACCACGTCGGGTATCGCCTCGCGCATGTGCTCGGCGGCCTCGCGCGGGTGGATGCCGCCCGACTCGGGTTCGTAGGCCTCGGACTCGATGTACGTCTCGTCCGTGGCCGTGTCGTGGAGCGCGGCGCTGGCACACCACGCGGTCCCCTCGATGCCGAGGATTCGGGTCACGGTCGCGTCGCTGCCCGGGTCGAGCGCGCGGTGAAAGAACGGTCGGTCATGCCCGCGGCGGGCTCAGTTGAACTCGGTGTAGCTGCACTTGCCGCAGTGCAGGCGGTCGCCGTAGTCGCCGAGGAAGGTGTCGCCGCAGCGGGGACACTGCTCCTTGTCCGTCGTCCCGTCGTCGTTGTAGTACTCGTGGCGCGCCATCTCAGGCCTCGGCCTCCTCCTCGCCGTCCTCGATCTTGTTGCGTTCGAGCATGTACTCCTGTTCGACCTCGGCGGCGGCGTCGGCCGTCTCGTACACCTTCGCGTAGCCGAGCGTCTTGCGCATCCCGTACTTCGTGTCGAGGCGGTGGACGACGACCTCGCTGGCGTCCTTGTTCAGCTTCGCGGCGAGCGAGTCGCGCACGGAGAGGCGCGACGGGCTGGCCTCCTCGTGGGTCACCTCGAACCGCACGTCCGAGCGATGCAGCATAGGGTTCTCCTCCTCGGAGATGACGTCGATTTCCATGGTTCGTTGCCACTAGATGCCGCCGAAACGCGTAAAAGGATTTCGAGTCGGGAGACTCAGACGCCGAGCGTCTCGTACGCGGCCGCGTGGTCCCCGGCGAAGCGGTCGAGCAGGTCGCGCATCTCCGCCCGGAGCTCGTCGGTCACCGTCGCCAGCACCATCCCCTCGTCCGGCTGGCCGTACACGACGCTCGCGCCGTCGGGAAGCACGAGCACCGCGGGCAGCGCCGCGAGGTCCTCCTCGCCGAGCACCTCCACGAGGGTCGTCCCGTCGCCGACGCCCTCGCGGAGCGCGGCGAGCAGTTCCTCGGAGAGGCCGCCCGCGGGCGACTCGACTTCGACGGTGCGGTCGAACCCCTCCATCGCGTCGCGAACCGCGGCCCGGACGCGCTCGCGCTTCGTCTTCCCGTCGACCAGCGCCAGCGTCGGGTGGTAGCCCGCCTCCAGCAGGTGGTAGGTGACGATGTCGCCGACGGCGACCACCGGCTCGCCGGCCTCGGCGAGCAGGGCTTCCGCGTCGGTGTGTATCGGCCCGAGCGGCTCCTTCAGTTCGTGGCGGAGGTCGGCGGGCAGTTCGAGGAGGACGGACACCTCAGCGTACCTTCAGCGCGTACCGGCCCGGCTCCGTTATCTCCATCTCCGTCGCTATCTGCGACGTCTCGGGGTGGGTGATGACGACGTAGCCGGCCCAGTCCTCCGTCAGCGAGTTCGAGCCGCAGGCGGGACACTGCTCGCCGTCGTCCACGTCGAGCACGCGGTGACAGTCGCGGCAGACGAGTCGTTGCGCCATCAGTCACCACCGGCCGCGCGCTTGTTGCGCTCCTCCTCCAGCCACTCGTGCTTGCCGAGCCCCACCTGCTTCGCCGTGAGCCCGATCTTCGAGTCGCGGGGGTTCCGCTCGTCGATGCTCTTGGTGACGATGCGCGTGCGGACGGCGTCGCCGACGCCGAGCACGCGGTTGGAGTCGCGGGAGGCGAGCTGCTGGTTCTCGCCGTCGAACGCGAGGTACTCGTCGGAGATCTGCGAGACGTGGAGCAGGCCGTCCACCGGGCCGATACCGACGAACGCGCCGAAGTTCACCACCTCGACGACCTCGCCGTCGACGACCTCCTGCATCTGCGGGTCGAAGGTGATGGCGTCGAACTCCGCCTCGTAGTAGACGCTCGGGCGGTTCGGCACGACGGCGCCGTCGCCGATGTCCGTGACCTCGGTGACGGTGACGACGGAGCCGACCTCCTCGTCCATCCGTCCTTCGAGCTTGTCCTGGAGCAGTCGCTTGATGAGCTCCGGCGGTACCTCCGGTTCCGTTCGGTCGGGGAGGTGTTCGGGGGGCACCTCCACCGTGTCCTTGAGTCTGACCCTCTTGTACATGTTATTGCGTTACCGCGAGTTTCGTCCCGCCCCGTAAACAGATTACGGGAACGTCGGCGTCCGCGAGCCGCCGACGCAGCGGTTTGTCGTTCGTGACCGCGTAGTCGCAGTCCGCGCCCAGTTCCACCATCGCGTCGTCCGCGTAGTCGGCCTCGGTGGACACGACCGTACACCGGTCGGCGAGGTCCCGGCCCACGGAGGCCGCGGTGGCCGCCTTCCCGTTGCCGTCGGCGAGCTTCTCCAGCTCGGCGACGACGGCCTCGGGGACGACCGCCTCGTACGAGCCGACGACCCGGTCGAGTTCGTCGAACAGCCGCACGTCGCACTCGACCGGCATCATCAGCGCGTTCGTGTCCACCGCGACGCGCATCTACGTCAGCGTCCCGACGCCGATGAGCCGCCAGCGCGCGCCGACGCGTCGGTTGATGGCTATCTTCGCGCCCTCCTCGGCACAGACGGGGCGCTTGAGCGCGACCTCCGCCTCGTCGCCGCGCGCCGAGGTGACGGAGCCGACCGTCGTGGCCGTCCCCACCGTGAGCATGAGCGGCTCGCCGGTCGAGACCTGCTCTATCTCCTCGTCCACGGAGACGACCCGGTCGAGCAGCTCGATGTCCATCGTGAACTGCTCGTGGACCGGCGGGAGCGACTCCTCGGGGCCGGCGACCTGGCCGGCCAGCCCGTCGCCCTTCGTGAGCGAGGGGTCGAGGCCCGTCCCGACGCCGATGAGGCCGCCGGGCGTGGCCGAATCGACGGAGTCGCCGCCCGCCTGCAGCGAGCGAACGGTCGTGGACACCGGCTCGTAGCCGTCGTCCGTGTCGCGACCGGGGCGGAGCTGGATGTCGTCGTCCACTTCGAGGGTCCCCTGCGTGAGCGAGCCGCCGATGACGCCGCCGAGCAGGCCGTCGAAGGTCGTGCCCGGGCGGTTGATGTCGAACGAGCGAGCGACCTGCATCCGCGCGGGCGCGTCCGGGTCGCGCTCGGGGGTCGGAATCGTCTCCTCGATGGCGTCGATGAGCACGTCGATGTTGATCTCCTGCTGGGCGGAGATGGGGACGACGGGCGCGTCCTCCGCGACCGTGCCCTCGACGAACTCCTGTATCTGCTCGTAGTTCTCTCTCGCGCGCTCGGCGTCGACGAGGTCGATCTTGTTCTGCGCGATGACGATGTTCTCGATGCCGATGATGTCGAGCGCCATCAGGTGCTCCTCGGTCTGGGCCTGCGGGACGTCCTCGTTGGCCCCGACGACGAGCACGGCGCCGTCCATGATGGCCGCGCCCGAGAGCATCGTCGCCATGAGCGTCTCGTGGCCCGGCGCGTCGACGAAGGAGACGGTGCGGACGAGCTCGGTCTCCTCGCCGTCGACCTCCTCCTCGACGGTGTAACACTCGGGGGCGTCGACGCCCGGGACCTTCCGGAAGGTCGCGTCGGCGTACCCCAGCCGGATGGAGATACCGCGTTTCATCTCCTCGGAGTGCTGGTCGGTCCACGCGCCAGAGAGCGCCTGCACCAGCGTCGTCTTCCCGTGGTCGACGTGGCCGACCAGCCCGATGTTCACCTCCGGTTGTCGGTGGTTCGTGGTCATTGAGTAATTGTGTGGTTTTCGCCCCGTCCGACTGATAAACCTACCGTGTCACGCCCGATGGCGCGGCTACGACGGCCGCTCGCGGCCGCGCCGCCGGCGTGTGACGGCGGCCCGCTCCCAGCCAAGAGTTTAGCCGTTGGACGTACATCCTCGGGTATGAGCGACTCGCAGACCGAGGACGCCGACTCCATCCTCGCGTGCGGGGAGTGCATCTCGCCCGCCGAGGCGTTCGCCGTCGTCGGCAACGAGACGCGTCTCTCCATCCTCGAAGCCCTCTGGCGGATGGACCGCCCGGCCGCCTTCTCCGACCTCCGCCGCGAGGTGGGGATGAGCGACTCCGCACAGTTCAACTACCACCTCTCGAAGCTGACGGGCCAGTTCGTCCGCAAGACCGACGACGGCTACGACTTCCGCTCGGCCGGCCGGTCGGTCATCGCGGCCGTGCTCTCGGGCACCCTCAATCAGGACCCGCGGCTCGACCCCTTCGAGGTCGAGGGGGAGTGCGTCGACTGCGGCGCGGCCCTGGAGGCGTACTACCGGAACGAGGAGGTCCGCATCCGGTGTAGCGACTGCGGGCGCAACCACGGCGGCTACTCGTTCCCGCCCGGAGGGCTGGAGGACCGCACGCGCGAGGAGCTGATGGACGCGTTCAATCAGCGCGCGCGCCACCTCTCGTGTCTCTCCGCGGACGGCGTCTGCCCGGAGTGTTCCGGCCGGATGGAGACGCGGCTGTTCGACGTGGACGGCGAGAACGGCTTCGACCTCGACGTGCGCGTCGAACACGAGTGCCGGCGGTGTCACCACACCATCTACTCCTCCGTGGGGCTCGTGCTTCTGGACGACGCGGAGGTCGTCTCCTTCTACCGCGACCACGGAATCGACCTCAACGCCGTCCCGTACTGGACGCTGGAGTGGTGTGTCACCGACGAGTACACGACCGTCGAGCGCAACGGCGGGTCGGACGGGACGTGGCGCATCACCGTCGCCGTCCCCGTCGAGGACGAGGAACTGGTCGTCTCGCTCGACGGCTCGCTGAACGTCCTCGACACGGAACGGCGGGCGCGCGCCGAGGCCTGACGGCGTGCACGGGGCGTGCGAAACGCCCCCACGGCTAAGACGCCGGGCCGCGTGGCCCCGGCCATGCTGGACCGCGACGCCGTTTCCGTCCTGACGTTCGACTCGTACAGCACCATCGTCGACGTGGGCTCGACCGTCGCCGCGCTCGACGGCTACGTCGAGGACCCCGAGGCCGTCGCCGCGCAGTGGCGCGCCCACTCGCTTATGTACTCGATGGCCGCCAACGACGTGGACGCCTACGAGCCGTTCTACGAGCTGAACCGCCACGCGCTCACCTACGCGCTCGCGGAGGCGGGCGTGGACGTGACCGACGAGGTGCGCGACGACGTACTCTCCGTCTATCACGACCTCCACGTCTTCGAGGACGTGCGCCCCGGCGTCGAGCGGCTGGCCGAGGGGTACGACCTCTGGGTCGTCTCGAACGGCAACCCGGAGATGCTCGACACGATGTTCGAGGCCGCCGACCTCGACGGCCACGTGGAGGGGTACGTCAGCGCCGACGAGCCGGAGACGTTCAAGCCCGACCCCGGTATCTACACCCACGCCGCCGACCGCATCGGCGTCGGCGTGGAGGAGATGGCCCACGTCACCGCGGCGTGGTTCGACGTCGCCGGCGCGGAGGGCGCGGGCGCACAGGCGGTGTGGGTGAACCGCGACGACGGGCCGTACCCGGAGTTCGGGCCGCGCCCCTCGCTCGAAGTCGCGTCGTTCGTCGCGCTCGCCGACGAACTGGACCTGTGAACCACTAGGCCTATACCCGGCGACACGTCACCGCGAGTATGAATGCGGCGCGCGCGGTCGCCCTCGCGGCGGTCGTTCTGCTCTCCTCGACGCTGCTGGCCGGCGTCGCCCTCTCCGGCGACGGCGGCCCCCCGTCCCCCGTCGCCGGCAACGAGACGTACCCCGGGCAGACCCTCATCGGCGTGCAGGCCGAGGGGTGGTTCGGCGAGAACAACGGCTACGCGGCCGTCGTCGCCCCGAACGGGAGCGTCATCTGGCAGTGGTCGGTTCCCGACTCGCGGGTGTTCGACACCGAGCACCTGCGCAACGGGAACATCCTCGTCAGCGTCGCCGTCGCCGTCCCGGCCGCCGACTGTCCCGACGCCTACGACGACCGCCCCAACTGCGTCCACAACCGCGTCGTCGAGGTGGACTACGACACGAAGGAGGTCGTCTGGGAGTACGACTGGTACGACGTGTTCCCGAACCACCACGAGGTCCACGACGCCGACCGCCTCCCGAACGGGGAGACGGCCGTCGTGGACATGGGGAACGACCGCGCGTTCACGGTGAACGAGGGCGGCGAGATAACGTGGCAGTGGAACGCGAGCGAGCATATAGCCCGCGGGACCGACTGGTTCGACGAACACGTCCCCGAGGGGCGCGAGGAGGAGTTCGCCTCCGAGGGGCCGGAGTCGGACTGGACCCACATGAACGACATCGACCTGCTGGAGAACGGCCACTTCACGCTCTCGGTGCGCAACTTCGACGTCGTGCTGGAGGTGGACCGCGCCGGCGACATCGTGCGCACCTACGGCTCGCCCGGCGACCACGGGACGATGAACGAACAGCACAACCCGAACCTGCTGGAGCGGCGCGGCACGATGCTCGTCGCCGACTCCGAGAACGACCGCATCGTCGAGATAGACCGCCGCACGGAGCGCATCGTCTGGGAGTACGCTCGGGTCCCGGCCGAGTCGCCGGCGGAGCCGAAGGCGCTCCAGTGGCCCCGCGACGCCGACCGCCTCCCGAACGGCAACACCCTGATAACCGACTCCCGGCAGTTCCGCGTCGTCGAGGTGACGCGCAACGGCACCGTCGCGTGGTCGTTCGACGGCCGCGAGGAGTTCGGCACGCGCACCATCGTGTACGAGGCCGACCGCATCCGGCTCGACGGCCCGTACCTCCCCGAGGAGCCGGACGCGGTGCCGGCGGGCGTCGACGCCCGGAGCGTCCGGGGGACCGCCCTCGCGCGCGG from Halosegnis marinus carries:
- a CDS encoding haloacid dehalogenase type II → MLDRDAVSVLTFDSYSTIVDVGSTVAALDGYVEDPEAVAAQWRAHSLMYSMAANDVDAYEPFYELNRHALTYALAEAGVDVTDEVRDDVLSVYHDLHVFEDVRPGVERLAEGYDLWVVSNGNPEMLDTMFEAADLDGHVEGYVSADEPETFKPDPGIYTHAADRIGVGVEEMAHVTAAWFDVAGAEGAGAQAVWVNRDDGPYPEFGPRPSLEVASFVALADELDL
- a CDS encoding translation initiation factor IF-2 subunit gamma produces the protein MTTNHRQPEVNIGLVGHVDHGKTTLVQALSGAWTDQHSEEMKRGISIRLGYADATFRKVPGVDAPECYTVEEEVDGEETELVRTVSFVDAPGHETLMATMLSGAAIMDGAVLVVGANEDVPQAQTEEHLMALDIIGIENIVIAQNKIDLVDAERARENYEQIQEFVEGTVAEDAPVVPISAQQEINIDVLIDAIEETIPTPERDPDAPARMQVARSFDINRPGTTFDGLLGGVIGGSLTQGTLEVDDDIQLRPGRDTDDGYEPVSTTVRSLQAGGDSVDSATPGGLIGVGTGLDPSLTKGDGLAGQVAGPEESLPPVHEQFTMDIELLDRVVSVDEEIEQVSTGEPLMLTVGTATTVGSVTSARGDEAEVALKRPVCAEEGAKIAINRRVGARWRLIGVGTLT
- a CDS encoding winged helix-turn-helix domain-containing protein, giving the protein MSDSQTEDADSILACGECISPAEAFAVVGNETRLSILEALWRMDRPAAFSDLRREVGMSDSAQFNYHLSKLTGQFVRKTDDGYDFRSAGRSVIAAVLSGTLNQDPRLDPFEVEGECVDCGAALEAYYRNEEVRIRCSDCGRNHGGYSFPPGGLEDRTREELMDAFNQRARHLSCLSADGVCPECSGRMETRLFDVDGENGFDLDVRVEHECRRCHHTIYSSVGLVLLDDAEVVSFYRDHGIDLNAVPYWTLEWCVTDEYTTVERNGGSDGTWRITVAVPVEDEELVVSLDGSLNVLDTERRARAEA
- a CDS encoding aryl-sulfate sulfotransferase, producing the protein MNAARAVALAAVVLLSSTLLAGVALSGDGGPPSPVAGNETYPGQTLIGVQAEGWFGENNGYAAVVAPNGSVIWQWSVPDSRVFDTEHLRNGNILVSVAVAVPAADCPDAYDDRPNCVHNRVVEVDYDTKEVVWEYDWYDVFPNHHEVHDADRLPNGETAVVDMGNDRAFTVNEGGEITWQWNASEHIARGTDWFDEHVPEGREEEFASEGPESDWTHMNDIDLLENGHFTLSVRNFDVVLEVDRAGDIVRTYGSPGDHGTMNEQHNPNLLERRGTMLVADSENDRIVEIDRRTERIVWEYARVPAESPAEPKALQWPRDADRLPNGNTLITDSRQFRVVEVTRNGTVAWSFDGREEFGTRTIVYEADRIRLDGPYLPEEPDAVPAGVDARSVRGTALARGYATLDSWLGFALPAWMGPMELLVVLGDLAALGLLARELR